In the Ranitomeya imitator isolate aRanImi1 chromosome 2, aRanImi1.pri, whole genome shotgun sequence genome, tgtgtccaaacttttgatctgtactgtatgtctaaatAAATTATCACGGATCTAAAGACCAACAGAGATCCAATGTACTAAAGGACTACCTGTGATAAGCTGGCCATGGCACCGCAGCAAAGGTGCAAACATAGAAGCAGCCCCAGCACCATCCACATGTTGTGTCCTTTGTGTTTTACAGGTAACACCCAATCTTGGACATTTAATCCTAAAGTTGCCATTGTCATTGTCAGGATCATGATAGCATCATGCTGATAGGTTCCAATGGCAGCtagattttatttagataaatgagCTATCCAAAATGCCAAGTCCCCACTGATCCATAAATAAAGTGGCAGTATATGAACGTTTTGCTCCACAGAGACTTTTTCACACTTTTAATTTTGAGCCTCGGAGGAGTGCAGGGCTCAGCTGAGCACTTCCATTCCTTTATGCTAGTGATGGGTGTCAAAAGTTTGTGAAAATGGTATTTTACTTCTGTCTTATGAGAGGGTCAGGCTGCTGATCACATAATTGGAGAACTGAATGCTATAATTCTGGCAATTTTCTGTGTAACTTGGTGTCTCATAACTTTACACAGTTAACACAAAGGCTGAAATACGATTCCACTTGTCCTCAGCTGACTGGATTCCAGAAGAGGTGAGGGAGAAGGTCTCTGTCCAGGTAAGTGGTTCTTGGATGGTTGGACTGTTTAGATATTGGACAAATATAAAGATGGTATGTTAACTGCTGTTCACACAGACACTTCAGTCATATGTGAGTTACCATAAATACTTAGTATAagacgaggcacctaattttgccacggaaaactgggtaagcttattgactcgagtataagccgggtgtgcattgtcccctcatccctgtcctgctatgcgtatctcaccccgtcctgtcctggtatgtgtggctcaccCCTGTCctctcctggtatgcgtggctcactcccgccctgtcctggtatgcgtggctccccccgtcctgtcctggcatgcatggctcacCCCTGTTCTGTCCCGGTATGCGGGGCGCTCCCCGTCCTGccttggtatgtgtggctccccccgtcctgtacCTGTGTGTGCCTGGCtcacccccccatcctgtcctggtatatgtGGCTCTAACCACCCACCAACCCCGCCCCCACACcatcccatcattgtatgcatggctcccccagtccgtcattgtatgcatggctcccccagtcccgcCGTTGTATGTATAGCTTCCCAGGTCCCATTGTATGCATGCATGGCTCACCCCCGTCCCgtcattgtgtgtgtgtggctTCCCCCCCATCCCAGTATGCAGGCTTCCTATTACgaaaaaaacatcctactcaccctcctcctcCACGCCATTGCACCATCTGGTTCCGGCTTCCAgcagttcttcctgtgctgagcgatcacgtggcaccgctcattatggtaatgaatatgcgctccacacctatgggagtggagacatgcgcatattcattaccttaaagagcggtgccatgtgatcgctcagcacaggaagaactgcCGGGACCAACAAGATGATGCGCAGGCAcagaggagggtgagtaggatgtcttctggaagccaacGGCAGAGGGTGTCACtatgcgctataagagaaatgaatattaatttctctttagcagctgcaCAGTTACAGCCTCAGACTCGGACTCCTGCCTCTGTCACTCGCTGCTCCCctcccccgctggctttctggacaatgactcgtgtataagccaaggggggtgttttcagcacaaaaaatgtgctgaaaaactttgcttatacacgagtatatacggtatatatctgcTGCTGCTCTGGAATTTTTAGGAGGAATAGTATATGTGGGAATTCTCACCTTCAGTTTTTTATATAGGAAGTGAGGAATGAGCCATTGTGGGTGACCTCTGGTGATGGCATAGCAACATAATAAAAAATGAGTGTGCATGACATAATCCAACATGTGCAGTCCAAGTTTTCCCACCATCTGTTATCGACGGAGAGCCAGGACATCCCGATAGGTTTTAGATGGCTTTCTTGTCCCATAGAAATCTGCGTGTTTGGCTGGTGTTCATCCTATGTATGTGGTCACCTTAATGTTTTGTGATTTCAGCTACTTTCTTGTGTGCAATGTAGAAGTGAATGGGCAGCACCAAAGACAACCCTTTAAGTTCTGTATATATCAGCATTTTGGGATAATTGTGCTTCATTGCTTATTCCATTCCTGTATTATCTAGAATAAGAACCGCATAAACCGCAATGGAGAACTAATTGTCACATCAGAAGTGAGCCGGTACCAAATGCGAAACTTGGCTGATTGCCTAGATAAAATCCGGTCTATGATTTCTGAAGCCAACCAGAAGCCAAAACCTGTGTCGAAAAAAGATGCTGAACTACGGCAAATGAGGTATTTTCACTCGTTAGAGGACTAGAAATGGATTTTTGCTTACATGTGGGGGTATCTGTTTCTATTCAAGCCAATCTGTCTGCTTAAGGTGCTTTTACACTGCACCATTATCGGGAATGAGCATTTCTAGGAACCCTAAACTTTGGACAATCGATCACGCTAtggaaacaggctgccaatcacctgacAAATGGTCTAGACGCTCATTCGTCTTTTGATTTGCCTAAAAGATGTCCATCTCGGCAGCACATTCTTTGTACACAGaacctgtgctgctgagaacaatagcaGCCCATGCGTACAGAATGATCTATAACTGATGATTAATCTGTCGTGGTCTGCTTGTACAAACCGGTTATTAACCGATTGCCAAATAGCAAACATGTTGATGATTTGCAATTATTTAACACCACTGTTCTACTGATGTAAATGCACCTTTTTAGTATGCTGCATGAAAGGGCAGCATATTACCACTAAAGATCTGTTCTCCTAGTAGCCAAACGGCCAGAAAAGTAATTCTGATATAAAACATAAAATAGGACCATCTAATATTGCACTTAAGCCGAATTCAGACATCTGAGAAACATGGTCAGTGTACGGTCTGCACTGCACGCATTGGTTGTGGGTCTCCTGACCTAAACTTGGTAACCTCCTAGGCATGTATGAGGCTGTCACATTCAGACCAGGGGACCTGCAGCCAATTCGTGCATTACTGTCCGGACAAATGGACCCTGTTTCTCGGATGTCTGATGGGATGGGATTTCTGCTGTGGCGACTTCCAGCAGGTGTTTTTATTCTGATCAGTTGAGAACTGGTCAATATCAGCACTTAGTATAAGTGTTTCTTCTACACAGGTCTATGTTCTCTTCTTTATTTTTATGCCAAACAGCATTTGATTCCAGGAAACAGCCATGCTATTTAGCTCTCCTTTATGTAATTGTTACATCTTATTTTATCTGCAGGTTGGAAAATGCAAACAGAGAACGCCTGCGGCAGAAGAAGATGAATTCTTCAGTAAAGCAGAGTCGTAGTATAAGCTTGGACTGACTATAGGACAAGGCTCACATATTTTCATTTCTCTGTAACATGGTTTTCCCAGTTGTGGCAAAATGATGATAATAATGGAGGCTTGTCTTGTGCCCTGAATTCCTGCAGACATCATTTGATTCACAAGGAATGCTGGATGATACCGTGATCTAGCATGTGGTATCCACACCTAGAGTAACACTTATGGCCAATAAAAGCTACTTAATAAACTTATGTATGAGATGCTGGTGTCACCTTTGTCCAAAGGATAGAAAACTGTGCTTTGTGTATGTTGTGAATGTCGGTAAAAAAcagataccatatatactcatgtataagctgagtttttcagcacctttttttttgctgaaaaggacaccgatcggcttataatcgagtcatggTCCCAATTACCTGTTCTCCGATGCAGTGCGAAGGTCCCCGGTGTCTCCAGATCGTCTGCGTGCTCCCCTGCAGCCTCGGTAAATATTCTGGTGGCTGCTGACAGGGCCCGCGGTCGGCATTGGCATCAGGACAAGTGCCAGGGTCCTGAGCAGGAGGGGACACCAGCGCACTTTGGAGGCCAGGTGCCTGTGCCACCGCTTGCTCAGGCTccgggcacttgcgatattcacctgtccccgttccaccgccgcgctgtcgtccgggtcctctggctgtgacgttcaggtcagagggcgcaatgacgtgattagtgtgcgccctctgcctggacAGTGAGAGAGAGGggtgacgctgaggagcagcgggcagcgacgagtggtatgtcattttttttttttttttttattgcagcagcaatataGGGTACATGATCAGCATAAACTGCATTAtatgagcatcttatggagccatcatcaactttatggagcattatatggggcatatttttgtatggagcatcttatgtggcccatcatcaacttcatggagcattatatatggggtatatctttttatggagcatcttatggggcccatcattaacTTTATAGTGCCTGGGTCCTCAAAATTCTTAAACAGGGCCAGTTCACGTTCCCTCAGACCATTGGAGGGCCggaatatagtttaaaaaaaaaactattaacacATTCCTATGCACACTGCACATATCTtattttgaagtaaaaaaaaaaaaacggaacaaatacagtggggcaaaaaagtatttagtcagtcagcaatagtgcaagttccaccacttaaaaagatgagaggcgtctgtaatttacatcataggtagacctcaactatgggagacaaactgagaaaaaaaaatccataaaatcacattgtctgtttttttaacattttatttgcatattatggtggaaaataagtatttggtcagaaacaaaatgtcatctcaatactttgtaatatatcctttgttggcaatgacagaggtcaaacgttttctgtaagtcttcacaaggttgccacacactgttgttggtatgttggcccattcctccatgcagatctcctctagaccagtgatgtttttggcttttcgcttggcaacacggactttcaactccctccaaaggttttctatagggttgagatctggagactggctaggccactccaggaccttgaaatgcttcttacgaagccactccttcgttgccctggcggtgtgctttggatcattgtcatgttgaaagacccagccacgtttcatcttcaatgcccttgctggtggaaggaggtttgcactcaaaatctcacgatacatggccccattcattctttcatgtacccggatcagtcgtcctggcccctttgcagagaaacagccccaaagcatgatgtttccaccaccatgctttacagtaggtatggtgtttgatggatgcaactcagtattctttttcctccaaacacgacaagttgtatttctaccaaacagttccagtttggtttcatcagaccataggacattctcccaaaactcctctggatcatccacatgctctctagcaaacttcagatgggcccggacatgtactggcttaagcagtgggacaagtctggcactgcaggatctgagtccatggtggcgtagtgtgttacttatggtaggccttgttacattggtcccagctctctgcagttcattcactaggtccccccgcgtggttctgggatttttgctcaccgttcttgtgatcattctgaccccacggggtgggattttgcgtggagccccagatcgagggagattatcagtggtcttgtatgtcttccattttctaattattgctcccactgttgatttcttcactccaagctggttggctattgcagattcagtcttcccagcctggtgcagggctacaattttgtttctggtgtccttcgacagctctttggtcttcaccatagtggagtttggagtcagactgtttgagggtgtgcacaggtgtctttttatactgataacaagtttaaacaggtgccattactacaggtaatgagtggaggaaagaggagactcttaaagaagaagttacaggtctgtgagagccagaaatcttgattgtttgtttctgaccaaatacttattttccaccataatatgcaaataaaatgttaaaaaaacagacaatgtgattttctggatttttttttctcagtttgtctcccatagttgaggtctacctatgatgtaaattacagacgcctctcatctttttaagtggtggaacttgcactattgctgactgactaaatacttttttgccccactgtacaatatTTAAAATGAAGAACAAGTAACGTTAAATAAACAAACTTACTGGTATTTCAATGGGAACTATGGGTCTGCTTTTGGCTAATGAGATGGTCAATGTCCGGTGAAGCAATTGTTCTCTTTCTTGATATCATTGTTTCTTAGGGATTCCAAATTGCTATTAGTAAAATGCCAATATAAATACAGCGCTACAAAAACAATATACCAGCAATAAAAATCGCCCACACAGAGACATAGAGACTGcactgcccatcaatgcagtctgttcAGTCCATATCCGTTAAGCCTCCCCAGTGCCCATATTGGCGGAACTCCGCTTTTACCTCAGGCTCAGACTGGTGTGGTGTgagagtccccaataggcagcatagtccccaatagcaaGCACAAATACCTCAGTGACATCTTCATGCCAAAACCAGGGCTATAAGTAACCCATTAGATAGATACCCACTccaaagtgtgtgtgtgtaatataaatatatatatatatgagtcaacAGATATATTTAAgtaaaaagatatatattttattgaaagtcCAACAATAAAGCCAACAGGAAAAACCACAGGGACACTAATTGCAACTGCCCGATTATTAATAGTATTAAAGTGCTTGTGCAGTAGTATAGCTTATGGTAAGGAGACTTCCTACAAAGGAGGGGATAGTCAAATCACTACATCcgatcacaaaaaaaaaccctaaggAGGGAGAACACTTACCACGGGCAAAGGTAAAGGGACACTGGGCCGGTGTTAGatgaccctgacgcgcgtttcgcgtgttcaATCCACCGCTTTATCAATTGGTGTCCCTGGGGTTTTTCCTGTCTCTTTGTCTGTTTATGTGTCATTTTTATGACTATTTTTGGTGGTAATTGTTCCACCATTGTTCCTTGTTTCTCCGGCTAtatatagtccccaataggcaggtaaatgtccccaaaaggcagcatagtccccaataggcaggcaaATATTCCCAATAGGCAGGTaccgtaaatgtccccaataggcagcatagtccccaataggcaggcaaATGTCcctgtcacgataatgtgaatatgccatgttttagTCTGCCTAGCTTTACAAGACACACGCTTCTGCCTGCTGCTATGTGTGTAATTCAAACACTACACTCTCTCCTGTAGGAATGTTAGTTAGCAAGGAATGTCTTTGTCTAAAAACCCATGTGCTTGCTGTATGTGGGGGAGATATTAAAGAAGCCATAATGCGACACCAGTGTATGATAGAAATATGACATACATATTTGGAACGTGCTTTGATAGAGCTTCGCTACACCGCCTTTTGCTAAATTCTAGCACCAAAAGAACCTGAGAAATGGATTTCTCCTGAACCGTGTGGAATAGCTAGTCCGAGTTTGGAATCACTAGAAAGCTAATTtcaatataaggctactttcacactagcgtcggcccgatgtaccgatgCAAATTGCGAAAAAAAGAACAACGTGGGcaccggatgcagttttacaacgcatccgctgccccattataaggtccggggaagagggagcggagttccggccgcgcatgcatggtcggaaatggtggactcgacgcaccaaaaaacgttacatggaacattttttgtgctgacggtccgccaaaacacgacgcatccgttgcacaatggatgcgacgtgtgacgatacgtcgcaatgcgtcgctaatgaaagtctatggagaaaaaaacgcatcctgcgggcaactttgcagtatgcgtttttactccaaaatgacgcattgcgacgtacatcaaaaaacgctagtgtcaaagtagcctaagatgagtgatgtgtgtgccattatTCTGCTAGGTTCTCAAGCCCAGCTATGATTGTTATAAGTTTTCTTACCAAAATGTGCACCCTGGCAGCTACGGGagggtgcagggccgcgcttagtaacccgatgtttaccctggttaccattgtaaatgtaaaaaaaaaaaaaaaaacactacatacattccggtgtctgtcacgtcccttgccgtcagcttcctgcactgactgtgagcgccggccggccgtaaagcagagcacagcggtgacgtcaccggctttacggccggcgctcacagtcagtgcgggaagctgacggcgagggacgtgacagacaccggaatgtgagtatgtagtgggtttttttttttacatttacaatggtaaccagggtaaatatcgggttactaagcgcggccctgtgcttagtaacccgatatt is a window encoding:
- the MRPL58 gene encoding large ribosomal subunit protein mL62; its protein translation is MATAAWLPRLSVFRALGPLSVRSSSCFQSAYSLDKLYPESSNRTSEVRRPDLIDIPVDRLTISYSKSSGPGGQNVNKVNTKAEIRFHLSSADWIPEEVREKVSVQNKNRINRNGELIVTSEVSRYQMRNLADCLDKIRSMISEANQKPKPVSKKDAELRQMRLENANRERLRQKKMNSSVKQSRSISLD